Proteins found in one Nostoc sp. NIES-3756 genomic segment:
- a CDS encoding WD40 domain-containing protein, with product MKYQVGGSLPSDDPNYVMRQADEQLYTSLKAGDFCYVFNSRQMGKSSLLHRTSHHLTQEGYTCIYIDVTRLGSEDTTTEQWYKGIIISLFYSLDLSEKVNFKQWWEMQAGLSPVQKLNQFVEELLLSHQQSKRIFIFIDEIDSLLSLSFSVSDFFAWIRYCYNQRAHDPRFQRLGFAVFGVVSPSDLIADKRRTPFNIGTAIQLYGFTVHEATPLLKGLEEVVSQPQAVLEKIIDWTGGQPFLTQKLCQLVVKAAWETPNGKIDLPPATAGYWVEQLVQKQIIQYWEGKDEPEHLRTIRDRLLFNEQRASRLLGIYQQVLQAEATNLPVASDDSQEQKELLLSGVVERHNSYLKIKNPIYRHVFNHQWVIRQLDNLRPYSQVFNAWVTSNYQDESRLLRGQALKDAQNWSQGKSLSDLDYRFLAASQEYEQREIQTTLEAARLQEIERRLAQEKKTAKVQRLLLTGMCIKFFISTSLAVGIYIMYRQAKNSEIQAKNSEIQALISSSEGRFASNRRLDAILEAIKAKYRLQQLEKPNPEINKQADNVLRQAAYGADEYNRFSGHTAAVMGVDISPDSSVIASASLDRTVKLWRRDGKEIATLEGHQGGVRAVKFSPDGQKLASASEDGTIRLWKRDGTLIKTFAGHTASVWGVAFSRDGQFLASAGWDKTVRLWKVDGTLLKTFAGYKAGFWGVTFSPDAQTVAAANLDGTVKLWQTDGSGWQNAKPLQPLSSHTAWVVGLTFSPDGQTLASASEDKTVKLWRRNSTGSYRLDKTLTGHTAGVVGVAFSPDGQIIASASLDKTIKLWNIDGTQLRKLQGHSASVWGTSYSPDGSFIASAGAENLVRLWQSQNPFSQSAIAHNGGIWSIAISPDSSTIATASHENKVKFWSRQGKLLKTLTQNKVVFEVSLGDNGKLIALPSYDETVTLKRPDNTTVASYKDTIGKVTGAVLSPDGKAIAVTNVDKMAQIWLINQPKRQILRGHQAEVWQVTFSPDSKMVATASADGTAKVWTLNGKLVTTLVGHKAGVWRVTFSPDGKMLATASGDNTVKLWTIKGKLLKTFKGHTAAVWGVAFSPNGKTLASGSVDATVKLWKLDGTEITTLTGHSAAIRKIVISRDGTILASGGDDNTLILWNLPQILNLNPIKYGCHLVKDYLKNNILPEESDRRICDQIL from the coding sequence ATGAAATATCAGGTTGGTGGTAGTCTCCCTAGTGATGATCCTAATTATGTTATGCGTCAGGCGGACGAACAACTTTACACTAGCCTGAAAGCTGGTGATTTTTGTTACGTCTTCAATTCTCGCCAAATGGGCAAATCATCTCTACTACATCGTACAAGTCATCATCTAACTCAAGAAGGTTATACTTGCATTTATATAGATGTGACACGCTTGGGTAGCGAAGATACGACCACTGAACAATGGTACAAAGGGATAATTATTAGCCTTTTTTATAGTTTGGACTTGTCTGAAAAGGTCAATTTTAAACAATGGTGGGAAATGCAGGCTGGTCTTTCTCCTGTACAAAAGTTAAATCAGTTCGTAGAAGAATTGTTACTATCGCACCAGCAAAGTAAGCGTATATTTATATTTATTGATGAAATTGATAGTTTGTTGAGTTTGAGTTTCTCGGTCAGTGATTTCTTTGCTTGGATTCGTTATTGTTATAACCAAAGAGCGCACGACCCAAGATTCCAACGTTTAGGATTTGCCGTATTTGGGGTAGTTAGTCCATCTGACTTGATCGCTGATAAACGCCGTACACCCTTTAATATTGGTACAGCAATTCAGTTGTATGGTTTTACAGTCCATGAAGCTACGCCTTTACTCAAGGGGTTAGAAGAAGTAGTTAGTCAACCACAAGCAGTATTAGAGAAAATTATTGACTGGACAGGTGGACAACCATTCCTGACACAAAAACTTTGTCAGTTAGTTGTCAAAGCAGCATGGGAAACACCAAACGGGAAAATTGATTTACCTCCAGCGACAGCCGGGTATTGGGTAGAACAACTAGTACAAAAGCAGATTATTCAATATTGGGAAGGCAAAGATGAACCAGAACACCTGCGGACAATTCGCGATCGCCTTTTATTCAATGAACAACGCGCCAGTAGGTTGTTAGGAATCTATCAGCAGGTACTACAAGCAGAGGCGACTAATTTACCTGTAGCTAGCGATGATTCTCAAGAACAAAAAGAACTATTACTATCTGGTGTAGTTGAGAGACACAACAGTTATCTAAAAATTAAAAATCCTATTTATCGTCATGTTTTTAATCATCAATGGGTAATTAGACAATTAGATAATCTCCGTCCTTACTCACAAGTCTTCAATGCTTGGGTAACATCGAATTATCAAGATGAGTCACGGTTATTGCGAGGACAAGCACTCAAAGATGCTCAAAATTGGTCACAGGGTAAAAGTCTGAGCGATTTGGATTATCGTTTTCTCGCAGCTAGTCAAGAATACGAACAACGCGAAATTCAAACCACATTAGAAGCAGCACGACTACAAGAAATAGAAAGACGGCTAGCACAAGAGAAAAAAACAGCAAAAGTGCAAAGATTGCTGCTGACCGGAATGTGTATTAAATTCTTCATTTCCACCAGTTTGGCTGTAGGCATTTACATAATGTACCGCCAAGCCAAAAACAGTGAAATTCAAGCCAAAAATAGTGAAATTCAAGCGCTTATATCGAGTTCCGAGGGTAGATTCGCCTCAAATCGGAGGTTAGATGCCATCTTAGAAGCAATTAAAGCCAAATATCGACTACAACAACTAGAAAAACCCAACCCAGAGATTAACAAGCAGGCAGATAACGTACTCCGACAAGCTGCTTATGGTGCAGATGAATACAACCGTTTTTCAGGACATACCGCAGCTGTGATGGGAGTAGATATCAGTCCTGATAGTTCTGTGATTGCTTCCGCCAGTCTGGATAGAACTGTCAAGCTTTGGCGGCGTGATGGTAAGGAAATCGCTACTTTGGAAGGTCATCAGGGGGGAGTGAGAGCAGTTAAATTTAGCCCTGATGGGCAGAAGCTGGCCTCGGCAAGTGAAGATGGTACTATTAGACTCTGGAAACGAGACGGTACTCTAATTAAGACTTTCGCTGGTCATACCGCTTCAGTTTGGGGAGTCGCCTTTAGCCGGGATGGTCAATTCCTAGCCTCTGCTGGTTGGGATAAAACGGTGAGGCTGTGGAAAGTGGACGGGACTTTACTCAAGACTTTTGCTGGTTATAAAGCTGGATTTTGGGGTGTGACGTTTAGTCCTGATGCTCAAACCGTCGCCGCCGCTAATCTAGATGGGACAGTGAAACTTTGGCAAACAGATGGTTCAGGTTGGCAAAACGCCAAACCCCTACAGCCACTTTCAAGTCACACAGCTTGGGTGGTAGGATTAACCTTCAGTCCTGACGGACAGACGCTGGCTTCGGCTAGTGAAGACAAAACTGTCAAACTTTGGCGGCGCAATTCCACAGGCAGTTACCGCCTTGATAAAACACTTACAGGTCATACTGCGGGAGTTGTGGGAGTTGCTTTTAGTCCAGATGGGCAGATAATAGCTTCTGCTAGCCTCGACAAAACAATTAAACTGTGGAACATTGATGGGACACAACTAAGAAAACTCCAAGGTCATAGTGCTTCCGTTTGGGGAACCAGTTATAGTCCTGATGGCAGTTTCATTGCCTCGGCGGGTGCAGAAAACCTTGTCCGACTCTGGCAAAGCCAAAATCCATTTTCCCAAAGTGCGATCGCTCATAATGGGGGTATTTGGTCAATAGCAATTAGCCCCGATAGTTCTACCATCGCTACAGCTAGCCACGAAAACAAAGTTAAATTTTGGAGTCGTCAAGGCAAACTACTCAAGACTTTGACACAAAACAAAGTGGTTTTTGAGGTTTCCTTGGGTGATAACGGCAAATTGATTGCGCTTCCGTCTTACGATGAAACAGTCACGCTCAAGCGCCCAGATAATACTACTGTGGCTAGTTATAAAGATACTATTGGCAAAGTGACAGGAGCAGTATTAAGTCCTGATGGAAAAGCGATCGCTGTTACTAATGTTGACAAAATGGCTCAAATATGGTTAATTAATCAGCCTAAACGCCAAATTCTCAGAGGGCATCAGGCGGAAGTTTGGCAAGTTACCTTTAGTCCCGATAGTAAAATGGTGGCTACTGCTAGTGCTGATGGAACTGCGAAAGTTTGGACATTAAATGGGAAGTTAGTTACAACCTTGGTCGGACACAAAGCAGGTGTATGGAGAGTTACCTTCAGTCCCGACGGTAAAATGCTAGCTACTGCCAGTGGCGATAATACTGTGAAGTTGTGGACAATTAAGGGTAAATTGCTCAAAACTTTTAAAGGTCATACAGCAGCCGTATGGGGAGTAGCATTTAGTCCCAACGGTAAAACACTGGCTTCTGGTAGTGTGGATGCTACCGTTAAGCTTTGGAAACTGGACGGTACAGAAATTACAACTCTTACCGGGCATAGCGCCGCCATTAGAAAGATAGTTATAAGCCGCGATGGTACAATTCTGGCTTCAGGCGGTGATGACAACACCCTGATTCTGTGGAATTTACCCCAAATCCTCAACCTCAATCCAATAAAATATGGTTGCCATCTAGTCAAAGACTATTTGAAAAATAACATACTTCCGGAGGAGAGCGATCGCCGCATTTGTGATCAAATTTTATAG
- a CDS encoding AAA-like domain-containing protein, whose product MKLQQNKTKRRRGVVLTPVGLQRLQEAIVSWEIVNNKGDRLTLEQLSRQINVSTKTLSRLWSLNASVDHKTLKLCFGAFNLEVYENDYTVLTEEHETELPELPSESSSIQTHNLDKLFTEAVEYRSSYPDGAVPLDSPFYIERPPIEELVYREVTQPGCVIRIRAPRQMGKSSLIVRLLAFADAQNYHTVNLKCNQVDDQCLTNLNKLLRCICWQIATQLNIEPNLDDNWDEEIGCKLSCSLYLQNYILKQCENPLLLVLSDVDRFFEYPHIANDFFALLRSWCEEARQNYNWQKLRLVVAYSTEQYVPLDINHSPFNIGLPIRLHEFTQKQVEDLARRYQLKWTPSKESAQLMSLVGGHPALIQLALYYLSFGTMTLAELTQEAIANGGIYRHHLQQHWLKLQANPHLVKVYTELVTNRSTTLNPMDTYKLESIGLIGFEGDRIVPRCELYRAYFAKQLSQVTLQN is encoded by the coding sequence ATGAAACTACAGCAAAATAAAACGAAAAGAAGACGGGGTGTAGTACTAACTCCTGTAGGGCTACAAAGATTACAAGAAGCGATTGTATCTTGGGAAATTGTAAATAATAAAGGCGATCGCCTAACTCTAGAACAACTAAGCAGACAAATAAATGTATCTACTAAAACATTGAGCCGACTATGGTCTTTAAATGCCAGTGTAGACCACAAAACTTTAAAGTTGTGCTTTGGTGCTTTTAACTTAGAAGTATACGAAAATGATTACACAGTTTTAACCGAAGAACATGAAACAGAACTACCTGAATTACCCTCAGAGAGTTCATCAATCCAAACACATAATTTAGATAAATTATTTACTGAAGCAGTAGAATATCGTAGCTCATATCCAGATGGGGCTGTACCTTTGGATTCACCTTTTTATATTGAGCGTCCACCAATAGAAGAATTAGTATATCGAGAAGTAACTCAACCTGGTTGTGTCATTAGGATTCGCGCCCCCAGACAGATGGGTAAATCTTCTTTAATAGTGCGTTTATTAGCCTTTGCTGATGCCCAAAATTATCACACAGTTAATCTCAAGTGTAATCAGGTTGATGACCAGTGTTTGACTAACTTAAATAAGCTATTACGTTGTATTTGTTGGCAAATTGCCACACAGTTAAATATTGAACCTAATCTTGATGATAATTGGGATGAGGAAATTGGTTGTAAGTTGAGTTGTAGTTTGTATCTACAAAACTATATTCTTAAACAGTGCGAAAATCCTCTACTTTTAGTTTTGAGCGATGTTGATCGCTTTTTTGAGTATCCTCACATTGCTAATGATTTTTTTGCTTTATTGCGTTCCTGGTGCGAGGAAGCAAGACAAAATTACAATTGGCAAAAACTCAGACTAGTCGTAGCTTATTCTACAGAACAGTATGTTCCTTTAGATATTAACCACTCACCATTTAATATTGGACTACCTATCCGCCTGCATGAGTTTACCCAGAAACAGGTAGAAGATTTAGCTAGACGATATCAGCTTAAATGGACACCTAGTAAAGAATCGGCTCAGTTGATGTCTTTGGTTGGTGGTCATCCAGCACTTATACAACTGGCGTTATATTATCTCAGCTTCGGCACTATGACTTTAGCAGAGTTGACCCAAGAAGCGATCGCCAATGGAGGGATCTATCGTCATCACTTACAGCAGCATTGGCTAAAGCTACAAGCTAACCCCCATCTAGTCAAAGTATATACCGAGCTTGTGACTAACAGAAGCACCACTCTCAACCCTATGGATACCTATAAACTTGAAAGTATAGGATTAATTGGCTTTGAAGGCGATCGCATTGTACCCCGTTGTGAACTCTACCGCGCTTACTTCGCCAAACAATTATCTCAAGTTACGTTACAAAATTAA
- a CDS encoding response regulator translates to MAIKTILLIDDEPTIRELVQICLHDLVGWNVATANSAQAGLKQLEIVHPDLILLDVLMPGMDMTSFLYRLHDNHSLRTIPVILLSVIADCFTSQQLQHLGVVGAIAKPFNPLTLPDQIIHVLGWTLQPEYQLSF, encoded by the coding sequence ATGGCAATCAAGACTATATTATTGATTGATGATGAACCGACTATTCGAGAACTTGTACAAATTTGCCTACATGATTTGGTCGGCTGGAATGTTGCCACTGCTAACTCAGCTCAAGCTGGGCTGAAACAGCTAGAGATAGTGCATCCTGACCTGATATTGCTGGATGTTCTCATGCCTGGGATGGATATGACCTCATTTCTGTACAGACTGCATGACAATCATTCTTTGAGAACTATCCCTGTCATTCTGTTAAGTGTGATAGCAGATTGCTTTACCTCACAACAACTTCAACATCTAGGAGTGGTTGGGGCAATTGCTAAACCCTTTAATCCCTTAACCTTACCCGATCAGATCATTCATGTTTTAGGGTGGACTTTACAGCCTGAGTATCAACTTAGTTTTTGA
- a CDS encoding response regulator, giving the protein MNKRILVIDDEESLRDLASTCLEDLGGWEAIIVQSGQEGLLKAQEYFIDVILLDVSMPDMDGFQVYEKIKANPKTQEIPIILLTAKVLPDDYKRFAQLDIAGIITKPFNPLLICEQIAQMVGWS; this is encoded by the coding sequence ATGAACAAACGCATCCTTGTAATTGACGATGAAGAATCACTCCGAGACCTTGCCAGTACTTGTTTAGAAGATTTGGGAGGCTGGGAGGCAATTATCGTCCAATCTGGTCAGGAAGGACTTTTGAAAGCTCAAGAGTATTTTATCGATGTAATTCTTCTTGATGTTTCAATGCCGGACATGGATGGCTTTCAAGTTTACGAAAAAATCAAAGCTAACCCCAAAACTCAAGAGATTCCTATAATTTTGCTCACAGCTAAAGTATTACCCGACGATTACAAACGCTTTGCACAATTGGACATAGCCGGAATTATCACTAAACCATTCAACCCACTATTGATTTGCGAACAAATAGCCCAGATGGTGGGGTGGAGTTAG
- a CDS encoding PAS domain S-box protein codes for MWLSNMIRERQGNNKKLKISLRIVLTVPFVLLIGGTTALVSYVSWQNSQRSVNSLAYQLMSEMSDRIHLYLSNYLKTSHLINRLNVHASQLKQIDITNPQSLEPYFFGQIQQFGSKRIHFINPQGGLVGAGNDERGLTISFTKNFAKGELYVYSVDAQRKRQQLLVNEPNYDGTQRPFYQKAVSTGKPTWTPIYLYVPASRGLGIAAAYPVYNQKKQLLGVFASDIDLVTISKFLRKLQIGTHGKVFIMERSGLMVAASTPEPPFVTDAKGILNQRLMVREIKEPIIRHAGEYLLTRGNLNQIQTTQKLKFEIEGKKQYLLVIPYSDKLGLDWLIVTVVPESDFTAEIVANTRLTLIFSLAALAFAIALGLLLTEFIARPMQKLGQTSLALAEGEWHQPIEQESLITEFQVLGHSLNWMSQQLRQSYESVKIALQQSEERFTKVFRTCPEAMGIFTLNGQCIDVNEAFIDLYSCSREDIIGQTLTQFQSWINLDNRQSYLQDLLSGKQVRNQEFAVRDKTGKTLTVLVSADIIELQGQPHIIAVTKNISNRKLAELELLQQKDLRDSIYNESADALFLVDAQTLLITDCNLRAVELFEADSKCELIGIAGHTLQLRQFTTEELADIAAQIEHKGVWSAEIEYLTRKGNLFWGNLAAKEVAIASQVIHLVRVTDITERRQTEAALRHSEARFQKIAAASPAQIYILSYYPDTYEMRYEYISSGVREIQELEPQQVIENPLLTYEQVHPDDVALYNQLTTQSLKALEPFAHEWRIITPSGKTKWVRANSRPERRSNGEIAWYGVLLDITDLKQAEAALRESEERFRHAFYDAPIGMALLGLNQKWLQINPMLQEMLGYSKLEIFNFQAFEIIHPEDVPQLEDSITQVLNNENTRAQVQLRYVCNGGRIAWGLTSLSLVRDLHNQPLYYVLQIQDTTEQQAIEQMKNEFISIVSHELRTPLTAIQGFLALLNTGIYDNRPEKAKWMIQQALTNSDRLVRLVNDILDLERLSSGRVELVKEVCNAADLIQRAVEGVQSIALAAAITISITPTTARVWASPDLIIQTLTNLLSNAIKFSPRDSVITVLAQLQSDSVLFAVKDQGRGIPADKLETIFERFGQVDISDARAKGGTGLGLAICQNIIQQHDGSIWAESTLGKGSTFYFTLPIVISP; via the coding sequence GTGTGGCTCTCCAATATGATCAGGGAAAGGCAAGGTAACAACAAAAAGCTGAAAATTTCCTTAAGAATTGTTCTCACTGTTCCCTTTGTGTTGTTGATTGGGGGAACAACTGCTTTAGTCAGCTATGTATCATGGCAAAATTCTCAGCGTTCAGTTAATAGCTTGGCTTATCAGTTGATGAGCGAAATGAGCGATCGCATTCATTTATATTTAAGTAATTATTTAAAAACTTCACATTTAATCAATCGTCTCAATGTTCACGCCAGCCAACTCAAACAGATAGATATTACCAATCCTCAGAGTTTAGAACCTTATTTTTTTGGGCAAATTCAACAATTTGGTTCTAAGAGAATCCATTTTATCAACCCCCAAGGCGGACTTGTGGGAGCCGGCAACGATGAACGGGGTCTAACGATTTCCTTTACCAAGAATTTTGCCAAAGGGGAGCTTTATGTATATAGCGTAGATGCTCAAAGGAAGCGGCAACAGCTATTAGTTAATGAGCCTAACTATGATGGCACTCAAAGACCTTTCTATCAAAAGGCAGTCTCTACAGGTAAACCAACTTGGACACCAATTTATTTATATGTGCCAGCTTCTAGAGGTTTAGGCATTGCCGCCGCCTACCCTGTTTATAATCAAAAAAAACAACTTCTGGGGGTTTTTGCCAGCGATATAGACCTTGTGACCATTAGTAAATTTTTGAGAAAATTGCAGATAGGCACTCATGGAAAAGTGTTCATTATGGAGCGTTCGGGATTAATGGTTGCTGCTTCTACCCCTGAACCACCTTTCGTGACAGATGCCAAGGGAATACTCAACCAACGCCTCATGGTTAGAGAAATTAAAGAACCCATAATTCGTCACGCTGGTGAGTATCTGCTGACGCGGGGAAACTTAAATCAAATTCAGACTACACAAAAACTCAAGTTTGAGATAGAAGGTAAAAAACAATACTTACTTGTCATCCCCTACAGTGATAAATTGGGGCTGGACTGGTTGATTGTCACAGTTGTACCAGAATCAGATTTTACCGCAGAAATTGTAGCCAATACACGCCTTACCCTAATTTTTAGTCTTGCAGCTTTAGCTTTTGCGATCGCCTTAGGGTTATTACTCACCGAATTTATTGCCCGACCTATGCAGAAATTAGGTCAAACTAGCTTGGCATTGGCTGAGGGAGAATGGCATCAACCCATTGAACAAGAGAGCCTCATTACTGAGTTTCAAGTCCTGGGACACTCCTTGAATTGGATGTCTCAGCAATTGAGACAGTCTTACGAGTCTGTGAAAATTGCTCTGCAACAGTCAGAGGAACGCTTTACCAAAGTATTCCGTACCTGTCCAGAAGCAATGGGCATTTTCACCCTCAATGGGCAATGTATAGATGTCAATGAAGCCTTTATTGATTTATATAGTTGTTCTCGAGAAGACATCATTGGTCAAACACTGACACAGTTTCAATCTTGGATCAATCTAGACAATAGGCAAAGTTATCTTCAAGATTTACTCTCAGGTAAACAAGTTCGTAATCAAGAATTTGCTGTCCGTGATAAAACAGGTAAAACTCTGACAGTCCTGGTTTCCGCCGATATCATCGAACTACAGGGACAACCACATATCATTGCAGTTACTAAAAATATTAGTAATCGCAAATTGGCAGAATTAGAACTGCTCCAGCAAAAAGACTTGCGGGATAGCATTTATAACGAATCTGCTGACGCTCTATTCTTGGTAGATGCTCAAACACTGTTAATCACAGACTGTAATCTTCGAGCAGTGGAACTATTTGAAGCAGACAGTAAGTGCGAATTGATTGGTATCGCAGGACACACTTTGCAGCTACGCCAATTTACAACAGAAGAACTAGCAGACATCGCCGCCCAAATAGAACACAAAGGCGTTTGGAGCGCCGAAATTGAGTATCTCACGCGCAAAGGAAATTTATTTTGGGGCAACCTTGCTGCTAAGGAAGTAGCGATCGCCAGCCAAGTCATCCATTTAGTACGGGTGACAGATATTACCGAACGGAGGCAAACCGAAGCAGCCCTACGACATAGTGAAGCCCGCTTTCAAAAAATAGCAGCCGCTTCACCTGCACAAATTTACATCCTCTCCTATTACCCAGATACCTATGAAATGCGTTATGAATATATCAGCTCAGGCGTGCGAGAAATTCAGGAATTAGAACCTCAACAAGTTATAGAAAATCCCCTACTCACCTATGAGCAAGTCCATCCTGATGATGTCGCTCTCTATAATCAACTGACTACGCAAAGTCTCAAAGCCTTAGAACCCTTTGCTCACGAATGGCGAATTATAACTCCCTCTGGCAAAACTAAGTGGGTACGCGCCAACTCCCGTCCAGAACGCCGTTCTAATGGGGAAATTGCTTGGTATGGGGTGCTACTAGATATTACTGACCTCAAACAAGCCGAAGCCGCATTGCGTGAGAGTGAGGAGCGGTTTCGTCATGCCTTCTATGACGCTCCCATTGGTATGGCGTTGTTGGGATTAAATCAAAAATGGTTACAAATTAATCCCATGTTGCAGGAAATGCTTGGCTACTCTAAGTTAGAAATTTTTAACTTCCAGGCATTTGAAATAATTCACCCAGAAGATGTTCCTCAGTTGGAAGACAGCATTACCCAAGTATTGAACAATGAGAATACCCGGGCGCAAGTGCAGTTACGTTATGTATGTAATGGTGGACGTATTGCTTGGGGATTAACCAGCCTATCACTAGTGAGAGATTTGCACAATCAGCCCCTCTACTATGTCCTTCAGATTCAAGATACCACCGAACAGCAAGCTATCGAGCAGATGAAAAACGAGTTCATTTCCATTGTCAGCCATGAACTGCGTACCCCACTCACAGCCATTCAAGGATTCTTAGCCCTGCTGAATACTGGAATTTACGACAACAGACCAGAAAAAGCTAAATGGATGATACAGCAAGCTTTAACAAATAGCGATCGCCTCGTGCGTTTAGTAAATGATATTTTAGACTTGGAGCGCTTATCCTCCGGGCGAGTTGAGCTTGTCAAGGAAGTCTGCAATGCCGCAGATTTAATCCAAAGAGCAGTAGAAGGAGTACAATCAATCGCCCTCGCAGCCGCCATCACAATTTCTATCACACCCACCACAGCGCGTGTTTGGGCTTCTCCCGACTTAATTATTCAAACCCTCACCAACTTATTAAGCAACGCCATCAAGTTTTCCCCCCGTGACTCAGTGATTACTGTCTTAGCTCAACTCCAGTCAGACTCAGTGCTTTTTGCAGTCAAAGACCAAGGTAGAGGTATCCCCGCCGACAAACTAGAAACCATCTTTGAACGTTTTGGGCAAGTAGACATCTCTGATGCTCGTGCCAAAGGCGGAACCGGGTTAGGCTTGGCAATTTGTCAAAATATTATTCAACAGCACGATGGTAGTATTTGGGCAGAAAGCACCCTTGGTAAAGGCAGCACATTCTACTTCACTTTGCCAATAGTCATTAGTCCATAG